From Pseudomonas sp. G2-4:
TGTTTGCGCTTGTCGTCGACTTCCTTGGCCTTGTTGGCGAGCAAGGTGCTGGCTTCGTTGGCGAACGCCCCGACGATCTCGAAACCGGCACGGATTTCGTCTTCGTCGAAGATCGGCTTGAGCGTGTTGGTGGTGTCGCGGTCACTGGAGACATCGCGGTTGAGGCTGGCGACGGTTTGCTCGCCATTCTTGCCGGTGCGCTTCTGTTGCTCGGCGTCGTTGCTGATGACGATGGTGCCGCCGCTGATGCCGCTGCGGGTGACGCTGCTGGCGTCGTCGCTGGCACTGATGGCAATCGGCATGGTGGCGCTGAGGTCGTTATCGTTCTTCGGCAGGTCGGTGCCAGGGGTTTTCGTGCCGCCGCTGGTGGCGTTGCCCTGCTGGTCCTTGCCGACTTCGCGATAGCCACCCCCGACGCTGACGGTGCTGGCGTCGTACTCGGCCTTGTTCTTGATGTCGCGGCTGGTGAGGCTGGCGGTGACCAGGCGATTCTTGCCGTCCTGCACCGCCTTGTCGCTGCTGGCGATGACGCCGCCAACCAAGTCGGTGTTGCCACCCACGCGAATGTCAAAGCCACCGTCCCCGGCCTTGATACCCGATTGCTCGGTCACGCTGGCGTAGTTGGAATCGATATCCGTGGCACCGAAGCTGCCGCTGGCGCCGCTGACCGTACTCATGCCGTAGCAGAACGGCGGAATGCACAGGCTGATGCCAACGCCCAGGCTCTTCTCATCGACCACGTAGGTGTTGGTGTCTTGCAGGCTTTCGATGTTCAGGTCGCCGCCGATATCGGCCAAGACTTGTTTGCCGCTGGCCACCGCGCCTTTGAGGTTGGTGTCGCCGCCGGAGGCCAGCAGCAGCTGGTTGCCCGCCTGGACGTGGGTATTGGTGTGGGTGAGTCCATCGCCATCCGCCTGGCCGCGACTGCCGGATGCCCCCAGGTCTAGAGTGAAACCGTTGCGGGTGCCGCCCAGGGAAAAGCCGATGCCGATGCTCGCGCTGCTGCCTTTGCTGTCGGTGTCCTGCTTGTCGGTATTGCGAGCAGCGAGCAGATTGATGTCACCGTCCGCCAGCAAGCTGGCGTTGCGTCCGGCCTTGATATCGCTGCCTTGCACGGTGATGTTGCTGGCGGCCCCCGCGCCCGTGGCGCGCAGGCGGATGTCATCGCCGGCGGTCATGGTCGAGCCGGCCGCGCTGTCGCTGGTGTAGGTGGTGGTGCTTTCGTTTTTCTTGGTCCCCAGCGACAGGCTGATGTTGATCCCGCCCGCCGAACCCGGGTCCATCGCCACGGCGGTCGCCGCGTTGTTGGCTGCCAGCACGGCGGTGGCGGCGGCCAGGGCCTTCATGCGCCCGTCGTCGGTTTTCTCCGACGCCTGTTTCATTTGCTGGGACGTCTGGATCGCGCTGATCACCGGGTTGGTCACGGTGAGGGTGAACCCGGTCTGTTTGAACAGGGTTTCACGCTCGCGCTCGCGGGTGTTGCGCGCCTCGACGACGTCGATGGTCTGCGCCGTGACGTCGATGCTGCCTTGCGGGGCCGACACCTGGCTGCCCACCTGGCGGTAGCCCTTGCCCGCTTCGATCAGCACATCGCCGGTGGTCGAACCAACGGTGCTCGCCACTGCCGTGTGCTCGGTGGTGAGGTCCTTGACGCTCTGTTGCTGGGTCCCCAGGGTGACGGCGATGCCACCGCCGCTGAACAGGCCGCTTTTCTTCACGGACTTGTCGTGACGCTCGCTGCTGCTGGCAGTGCCCGCTTCGATGTTGACGTTGTTGTCCGCCACCAGAACAGTCTGGGTGGTGGACACCACGTTGCTGCCCCTCAGGTTGATATCGCGACCGGCCTGCACATAGGTCTGCTCGCCGCTCAGAGTGGAACCTTCGGCGGAGGTCTGGCTGATCGTGTCGCGAGTGGTGGTGGTCTTGCTGGAGAACATCCCGTTGCTGCCTTTGACCTTGTGCGCTTCATCGGCGAACTGGTAGTTCTGGCCGGCGGTCAGGTTGACGTCGCGCTTGGCGTCGGCGAATACCGCGCCTTGCTCGCTGGTGACATGGGCGGCGCGGGCGTTGAGGTCCTGGCCCGCGCTCAAGCGCACGTCGCCCTGCCCTTGGACCTGGGAGCCGACTTCGGTCTGGCTGGCGTCCTTGCGCCAGTTGCTGCTGTTCCAGGTCAGCGCTTGCTCGTGCGCTTCGCCGACGGTGGCCAGGTTGATGTTCTTGCCCGCCTCCAGCAACGTACTGCCGCCCTTGCCGGCATTGACCACCTGGGCCCCGGTGAGGTTGAGGTCGTTGCCGGCGCTCACGCCCATCGTGCCCTGGGCGCCGCTGACGAACAGCCCGGCGACCCGCGACAGGTTGGTGCGGGTGCCTTGATCACTGCTGCTGTCCCGGGTGCTGGAGACGACGTTGATGTCTTGCCCGGCCTTGAGCGACAGGCTGTCCACGGCGCCGATCAGGCCGCCGAGGTTGTTGAGGTTCTCCCGCGCGGTGAGCGAGGCCTTGTCGGCCTGGATCCGGCCGCCGAGGTTTTCGATGTTCTGCGCCGTGATCGCCATGACGCTGCGCCCGGCCAGGCTGCCGCTGTTGATCAGGTCGCCGGCAATGTTCAGGTTCAGTTGTTGCCCGGCGATCAGGGCGCCGGAGCCATTGAGGTCGCCTTCCTGAACCCGTACGTACACTTGCGGCACCAGCACGTTGCGGGTTTCACCGTTGGCGAGGGTGACCTGCTTTTGCACCAGCCAGACGATGTCGCTGGTCAACTGGGCCATCTGCTCGGAGGTCAGGGCCACGCCAGGCACCAATTGCCATTGACTGGCGATGGTAACGGCGTTGTCGATCAGCGCGCGGTACTGCATTTCGTCATTGGCGTAGCCATCGAGAAAGCGGCGACCGGTGAGTTGCGCGACCTGTTCACGAATCAGCTTCTGCTCGTAGAACCCGTCACCCAGGCGTTGCTGGGTCAGTGCCGGGTCGACTTGCAAGCGTTGCAGCATGTAGTCCGAAGACAACCAGGTGCGGTAGCTGGCAAAGCGCGGGTCGGTTTCGATCAGGTAGCCGTTGGTGTTCTGAGGCGTGGTGCTGAACAGGCTGTTGTTCGGCAATTCAAGGGACGGCCCACCGCTGCGAATCTGCTCGGCGACGCCTTTGGTGTTCAGTGTGGTTTGCGCGGCCACCTGAACGATGGGCGCCACTTGATGGGTTCTGCCGACCGGGGCGCTGACCGCCCCCGTGCGAGTGATTTGATCACTGACACTCTGAGTGGCGCGAGCGCTGATCTGGGTGCCGGTACCGTTGCCGGCGGCATTCTGGACAAACACGGTGGGTTGCAGGGAGATGTCCTGAATCAAAGGTGCAGGCGTGTAGGCCGTGACGGCTGTTCCTTGACGATCGCGCCCTTTGCGCTGGATACGATAGAAGTGGCTGGCGGTGCCGCTGTCTGTGGTGGTGCGCTGGCCGGTCAGCTCGGTGTTGGTCAGACTGGCAATGTCGGCCTGCAACAACCCTCCGGCTATGATGCGGCTCTTGTCGTTGAGGACATCACCGGCGCTGATCTGCATCGTGCCGCCGGAAAGAATCTGCGCCGGTGCCGAGGTGGCAATCTGGGTTTCCTGCACCACGCGGGTGTAGTCGTAACGGTTCCAGTTGTCTTGCTGGCCCTCAGGAGTGGTCAGATAAAGGACCTCGTCGTTGTGCAGGGAAATCTGGTCGCCCTGATAGCGGTTCGACGAACCGGTGAGCTGAAACTCCTGCAAGGCAGTGCGGCTGACTTCCACCTGTTGGGTGCTGAAGTGCTCGTTGGTGTTGCGCACGCTCTGCACGTTCAGCGACAGGTCGCCGAGGGCCTCGATGGTCGCACTGGCGTTGGTCAGCAACTGGGCGCGATTCTGGGCTTTGTCGTTGGCGTCCAGCGCTCCGCCGATGGCCAGGTTGCCGGCGCTGAAGATCAGCGCCTGTTCACGGTTGTCCAGGGTACCGGCGCCGATATCCAGCGACTCCCGGGCGGCGATGGTCGCGGCAGTGCCGTTTTCATCACGGTTGGTCAGCGCCGAGGTGGCAATCGCCAGTCGGTCACCGTAAAGGCGTCCGGTGCCCAGATTGCTGAGCGAGAGAGACTGAATACGCACTTGCTGACCATCGATCAGACCTCGGTTGGCCAGGCTGTCATTGACCGTCAGGCGAACCTGGCCGGCGCTGATTTCTGCGCTGGCGGCGTTGTCCAGTGTCTGCGAGCGCACCCGCAGGAGATTGCCTGCCAACAGTTTTCCGCTGTTGTTGAAAGCCCCCTCGGTGCTCAGGTCAACCGTGTTGTTGGCCTGAATCTGCCCGCTCAGCGCCAGGCCGCCTTGCAGCCTGAAAGTCAGGTCGCCCAGACTCAGGGCCCGACCGGAACCGCTGTAATAGGCCGCGTTGAGGGATAACAGACTGCCAGCAAGCAAGGTACCGTCGAGGTTCTGCACCGACTGGCGACGCTGCGCCGGGTCGCGGTCAGTGATGGTCAGGCCGGCCCCTGACGAGATCAGTCCGCCTTGGTTGTCCAGCGTCTGGCTGACCCCAATGGACAGGCCTTCGTCGGCGCGTACAGCACCGGCCTGGTTGCCGAAGGTGTCAACTGCCAGGCTGATGGCACGACCTTCAAGACCCTGATTGACGCCCTGGGTGGCACTGTTGTCGAGCACGCTGGCACTCACATCCAGTGTTCCCGCGCTGCGGAGCAAGCCGCCCTGATTGTTGAGCGCATCACCCAGTATCAGGTCGACATCGCCGAGACCTTGTAGCTGGCCGCCACGGTTATCCAGCCGGGCGCCTTCAACGCTTACGGTTTTCTCACCAATGATCTGGCCGCCGCTGCCGTTGCCCAGCTCGGTGGTCTTTAGAACCAGAGCGCCCTTGGCCCCAAGGAAGCCGCTACTGTTGTTGAAGTTGGCACTGTGGATCTGCACGTCAGCCTGCCCGCTGATGCCTTGGGTGGTGCCCGATTGAATGTTGTTCAGCGCCTGACTGCCGGTGTCGATGAACAGCTTGCCTTTGGCCTGGATCAAGCCCGCCGCGTTGCGCAGTTCACCACTGCGCAGGTCGAGTGTCGCACCGGCATTGAGCGTGCCCTGGCTGTTGTCCATCAGCAGGCCGTGGCTGTTCAGGTCCAGGGCCCGGCCACTGATCACGCCACTCTGGTTATTCAGGCCCTGGGCCGACAGCTCGATATCGCCCAGCGCTTCAAGGCGCCCGCCGCTGTTATTCAGCGCATCCGCCGAGACGCTGACCAGCAGCCCGGACTGCACCGAACCCAGCACACCGTTGGTGTTGTTCAACTGCCCAGCGATGATCTCCATGCGCTGGGTAGCAGCGAGCGTGCCGCCGATATTGTTCAACTGGTCGAACGTCGCATGCAGCTCACCGCCGGCACTCACCGTGCCTTGGGTGTTATCCAGCACCTCGCCGCTGACCTTTGTCGTACCGCTGCCGGCCAGCGTCCCTCCGCCGTTATTGACCTCTTTGTCGGCCGTGACGGTCAACGCACCGTTATCGGTGGCGAGGACTTTGCCGCCCTGGTTGTTCAACGTACCGACCTTCAGGACCACCGCCCCGGGATTGCTGACTTGCCCGGCCTGATTGTCGAAGCGTTCACGGGCAGTGACCTGCAACGGTTGCGCACCGGTCTGGAGAATGCGTCCACGCTGGTTGGACAGGATCGTGGTGTCGAGCGTGATCTGTTGGCCTTGGGTCAGGCCGTCATCGATCACCACGTCGCTGGCCTTGACGCTCAACGTGCCATTGCTCGCCAGGGTGCCTTTGCTGCCGGCCAACTGGTTGGCCTGGATGTCCAGGGTGCCTTTACCCGCGTGTTCGACCTTGCCTTTGCTGTTGTCGAGGCGACTGGCGCCAAGCTTCAGGTTGTCGGCGTTGGAGGCGATGCGCCCGCCGCTGTTGTCGAGTGTGGCGCTGGCTTTGATCGACGAGTCTGCGGTGCCGGTCTGCACCAGTTCACCGCCGACATTGGAAAGATCGCGGGCACTCAATTGCAGGTTGCCGGCGGTGACCTTGGCCGCATCGGTACGCAAGGTCTTGGCCGCCGTGGCGGCCAGCACCTGGGTCGCATCGAGTTGACTGCCACTGAGGTTGGCGTCGCCGGTGCTGGCCGTCACGGTGACGTTGTGCCCCTGGGTCTGGCTGCTGCTCAGGTCCAGCTCATCGGCCTCGACGCTGACATCGCCATCGGCGAGGTTCTGGCCCTGCGCCGTGACCGCCGTGGCCCGCAGCGCGAGGTTGCCACTGTTGCCCAACTTGCCGTCCGCACCGACACCCGCCGCCAGGCTCGAGGCCGTGGTGCTGCGAATGGTTTTGGCGGTCAGTGTCGTGTGGCTCTGGCTGGCAACGGTGCCGCTGTTGTCGATATCACCGACGCTGTCGAGCCTCAGGTCGCCCTTGGCGTAGAGCGTGCCGCTGTTTTCAACGCTGGCAGCATTGATTCGGGTCGCCGTAGCGCTGCTGATAGCGCCCTGATTTTGCAGTTTGCCGTCAGCGCCGATCACCACCTCCCCGGCCATCGCGCCAATCTGCCCAGCATTGCGCACACCGACGCCGGACTCCGTGCCCACCAGCATGATCTTCCCGGCGTACATACCGCCCAGCTTGGCAACGTCGATGGCAACGGTGGGTTTTTCTCCCTCGGTGCCGGGTAGCGGCGTGGCCTGGGTGTTGTCGGCATTGACCTGATTACGTCCGGCGGTGACCTTCAAGTCGTTGGCCCATACCCCGGCGTTGACCTGCACTGAGCGGGCAATCAGATCCGTGTAGTCGGCCTCACGGGCATCCAAGCCTTTGCCTTCGATGTTGATAGCACCACCCTGCACGGTGTAGCCGGTGATGCGACCGTTCTCCAACTGCGCCCGGCCGGTGCTGAGGGTGGCACGGTCAGCGTTGATGAAGCCGCAACCGTTGCAGGTGATGCCGGACGGGTTGGCGATCACCACTTCGGCGCGTTGACCGGCGACTTCGACATAACCGCGTAATTGACTGGGATTGCTGGCATTGACCTCGTTGAGGATGACCCGCGCGCTGCCATTGCCCAACATCGGGTTGCCTTCGATCCAGCCGCCCAGTTTCGTCTGGCTATTGGCGGTACCGTTGTTGAGGATCACGCCACGGCTATCGACATCGAACTGGTTGTAGGTGTTACGCGAGACACCACCGGCGCTCGGGGCCCGGATATTCACCTGTGGAGTACCGTTGGCACTTTCGATCACCATCGGTCGCTGGCCGGCCGGGGCGCCAGGGTCGGCGACAATGGTGCCCGCCCAAGCCGGTGTCACGCTCAGGGACACCAGCCCAATCGCCGTCATCAATGCAAAGCGCAAGGCCCCGAGCGTAGCCGTACAAGCCGGTGCCCCCGTCGTCGGGCCGGAGCCGGTCCCCGGCGCCTTGACCTGGCTGGTGACGTTCTCGGCCACGACCATCAACAGGCCGCGAGCCTTATTGAAAACGATTCGGTACAGATGCTTGTTCATAGCAATTCCATTTGCGGAGCCAGCCCGCGATACCAGTGGTTGGAGTTACGATTCGATCGCCATCGGGTGGGCGGCAAACCAGGCCTTGGCCTGTTCGGGGATAACCCCGATCCCTTGGAATGTCTTGACCCGCAGGCCACGCTCGTCGCCGCGGTGATAGAGGGCACGGGCGCAGCGATTGGTGAAAAGTTGACGTTGCAACAACCGGCTCAATGCCGCCGTGTGGCCAAAAGGAGCGACCCAATCGTTGAGCCAGAGGCGCTCGCCGCTATTCCAGTCGTCCTGCGTCAGCGCCAGCGGCGATTGCTGCAAGTAGCGTTGCTCTGCCGCTTCGTCGAGGTTGAGCCAGGACAGGTAGAACACCGGCTTGCCCTGTTCAGAGCCGAGCACGAACTGACGATGCTTGAGGGCGGGCAATAACAGCGTCGGCAACGTGTGCAACGGCGCATCGCGATGGGCCTTGGAGTGCATCCACAACCAGGTGACGGAGCCAAGCACGGCCGCCTCATTCCAAGGCTCGTCGATCAGGCCGGGGGCGATAATGTCTAGCGTCTCGAACTGCATGGGATCACCTCAGAATGACCAGATGACGGTGAAGGCGCTGGTCACATTGGCCGTCTCGAAGCCGTCGGGCTTCTTCAACGGCGTCCCCAGCGACCAGTCATAGGACAGGCCCTTGTAACCGCCGCGTATACCCACCACGGCCCCTGCCAAGCGTTGGCCGATCAGGAACTCACTGGATTGGCCGCTGACCTCGCCATAGTCGATACCGGTGTAGAGTTCCTGGCCGGTCTGCCCCAAGGACAGGCCGACTTCGTTGCGCAGGGTCCAGCCACGGTCGGCGGAAAGAATGTTTTCACCATCGAAGCCGCGCACGCTGTAGCGCCCGCCAATCGAGAAACGATCCTGGGGCACCAGAGGCGTACGGTTCCATTGCGCGCGCCAGCCACCGATGTAGCGCAGGCGCTGATCGCCAACCTGGAACGGCACCTGCAATTGGGCATCGGCGGTGATGATCTGCGAGCGTGAGGTGCCAGCGTCAAAATCGTCCTCAGGTGCCCTGAGGGAGTCATGGGCACCCGTGCCACGACGATAGGCAGCGCCCAAGTCAAGAATCGAGGGGCCGATGAACTCCCTATGGTTCAGCCCGAACTGCCAACCGGCCATACGCCGTTTCTGATTGCCGATTTCGGTGTCGTCAATGAAATTCTCCGACGAACGCGTCCACAGGCTGCCCCAGGCGGTGGTCTTGCGAACGGCGTCGCGGTACAGCAGGCGTGACAGACGCAGCTCGTTGTTGCGACTCTCGCCGCTGTACTGATAGGTCTGGTTAGCGCCGACAACAGACTGTTCGTAGTTGTATTCGCTGCTGGTGAACCCCAACTGCCAGTAGCCGAACGGCAACGAGTAATGCAGGGTGCGGCCATCGGAGCCACGATGACCAGACTCACCGCCACCCAAGTCATGGTTGACGCTTGCGTAAAACAAATCATTGAGCGATAGCAGGTTGTCCAAGGACAACGACACGTTGCCCTGATATTTGCCCGTGCTCTTGCTGCCCGAATTGTCCACCGACAGGCTCACCCGGGCGGGAAACCGCTGGCTCCAGGCGATCACCACGTCGCTTTCACCGGGTTTGGCGTCGGCGGCACGGGCAGGCGCGATCTTGATGTCGGCTTCGGCCGTCGGCACACGCTTGAAGTTTTCCAGCGCCTGTTCGATGTCGCGCAGGTTAAGCAGATCGCCAGGATTGGCGGGCATCGCGTTCCAGGCATTGGCGCGGGCGCCGGTACCCTCCTCGAAACGAATCTCGCGAATACGCCCCGGCACCAAGGTCAATACCAAAACCCCGCTGTTCAAGTCCTGGGCTTCGGCGAGTACGCGGGTGGTGACGTAACCGGCTTCGATGATCGCGTTCTGCATGCGCTTCATCGTCAAGTTGATCCCACCGCCACCGAGGCAATGGCCGATGGCGGGATCATGCTTGGGGTTGGCGGCGCGCAATGCCCATTGGAATTTTTCCGACGCCTCGCCAATCAAGCGGATGTCGTTGATGGCAAAGCAGGGGCTTTCCTTGGTGGGCAAGCGTTCGGCCCCCTCGGTCATCGGCGCCGTCTGAAGGCGTACGTCCGGCCGAGACTCCAATTGGTCACGCAGAACGCGGTCGCGCTCACGCTGGCGCAGCAACTCCTCTTCAGGCCCGGCGGCCTGTGCAACGCCTCCAGCCGCCGTCCACGTGGCCACCAAAAGAAGCGCGAGACGCATGGCGTACTGTGGGGATGAACGAGTCCCGTCGACAAGACGGCGAGCGGTGCTCGGTTTACGCGTTCGGCTGGGTGCGGCTGGGTGCATGTCACATCCTTGTGGCCTGAATCAAAGACACGCCGGGTGAGGCCGCCGGGGATGGCAGTGGCACCGACTCAGATAAAATAAGAGGTACGTGTCCGCCCGTAGCGAAGGAAAAGTCCTACAACGTACCGAGACGGTCAGATAGCGAAGGGGAGGAGAAGTTTCGCGCGATCGAATCGCTCGTTAACGATTCGGAGAAAAAATGGGGACTCAGTCACAATATTGAGGAAATGGAATGGGTTGAAGTGGCCACGTGAAGCCTGCCCAGCGAGTTCAAGCCATTGATCATTTGCGCGACTGAAAGCACAGAGAAGGAGCCTTGAGTTCGCTGAGTCCCTGGTTGGGAAGGTGGTGTCCCAGGGCAGGTTCGAACGGCCAACCTTCCCCTTAGGAGGGTCAATTTAGACCCAATGGGTACAGCCACAAGCCCAGTATTATTGGGCCTTTTAGTCCCATTGAGTCCGTGAACATCGAGCGGTATAGTGCGTTTTGCTGCCACCCTGCTGTCACGGACGAACCCTTGAAATCCAAAATCACTCAGAAGCTAATTGGCAGCCTAGCCGCCGAGGCGAAAGCATACCGCGTGCATGACACAGTGCAACCCGGCTTCTTCATTCGCGTGCTGCCCAGCGGTCACAAGTCCTACATGGTCACCTGGGGCCGAAACAAGAACGCCACCCTCGGGCGTGTCGGCGTGCTTACCCTTGACCAAGCCCGAACCGAGGCCGCCCAGTACTTAGCCGATGCGCACGCCCACGGCGAACCCCTGGCCATTGCCCAGGGGCGCAAGGGGTCAGCCCTGCCCTCGCTGCGCGATTTCATCGACGACACCTATATGCCGTGGTTCAAGGCTCATCACAAAGGCCACGAGAAGACACAACACACCCTCAGCAATAACTTTGAAGCAATCATGTCCCAGCGCCTGGACGCGATCACCGGGCGAGACCTGGAGCAAATCCGTACCGCCTGGATGCAAGCCGGCAACAAAGCATCGACGGTGAATAGAAAAATGGGCTCGATCAGTGGTGTTTTCAGTCGTGCCGTTGAGTGGGAGTACATCGATACACACCCGCTGGCCAAGCTGAAACAGCTCAAAGTCGATTCAAAGGGGGTGATTCGCTACCTTGCTGCTGACGAGACCAAGCGTCTACGCGACACCCTGGACGCTCGACAGGATGAAATGAGAGTCGAGCGCGAGAGTGCGAACACTTGGCGGACGGACCGCCACAGAGAGCCGATGCCAAGCCTGCTGGAACTGCCCTTCACCGATCACCTGAAACCAATGGTGTTGGTATCGTTGAATACCGGCATGAGGCGCGGAGAGCTGTTCGACCTGAAATGGTCAGCGGTGAACTTCGACACGAAGACAATCACAGTCGCCGGGGCCACCACCAAGACAAGCGATACGCGCCACATCCCGATGAACAAGGAGACTATTGGTGTGCTGGAAGCCTGGAAGAAGCTGGTGAGCAAGTCGCCGTATGTTTTCCCAGGTCAGGGCGGCGGTCGCTTTGAGGACGTCAAAAGCGCCTGGCTCAAGTTGCTTGAGCGGGCGCAGATCGACGGATTCCGCTGGCACGATATGCGGCACGACTTCGCTTCACGCCTGGTAATGGCTGGCGTACCGCTCAACACGGTACGGGATCTGCTAGGGCACGCCGATATCAAGATGACGTTACGCTATGCGCACCTGGCACTAGGAACGAAGGCTGCTGCGGTGGAGCTGATTTAACGGTAAGCCTCTAGATCAGCCAAAAAGTCATCGCCAAAATAATGTTGTATGTCCCCCTCCGTGATCACGGTGCTAAGGCCGCGCCGTGGCCATTCTG
This genomic window contains:
- a CDS encoding site-specific integrase, which encodes MKSKITQKLIGSLAAEAKAYRVHDTVQPGFFIRVLPSGHKSYMVTWGRNKNATLGRVGVLTLDQARTEAAQYLADAHAHGEPLAIAQGRKGSALPSLRDFIDDTYMPWFKAHHKGHEKTQHTLSNNFEAIMSQRLDAITGRDLEQIRTAWMQAGNKASTVNRKMGSISGVFSRAVEWEYIDTHPLAKLKQLKVDSKGVIRYLAADETKRLRDTLDARQDEMRVERESANTWRTDRHREPMPSLLELPFTDHLKPMVLVSLNTGMRRGELFDLKWSAVNFDTKTITVAGATTKTSDTRHIPMNKETIGVLEAWKKLVSKSPYVFPGQGGGRFEDVKSAWLKLLERAQIDGFRWHDMRHDFASRLVMAGVPLNTVRDLLGHADIKMTLRYAHLALGTKAAAVELI